From a single Diceros bicornis minor isolate mBicDic1 chromosome 6, mDicBic1.mat.cur, whole genome shotgun sequence genomic region:
- the ACSL5 gene encoding long-chain-fatty-acid--CoA ligase 5, which produces MLFIFNFLFSPLSTPALICIVTFGTAIFMWLINRPQSVLPPVDLNNQSVEIEEGARKSPRQESNDLICYYFSDAKTAYEIFQRGLAVSDNGPCLGYRKPNEPYRWLSYKQVSDRAEYLGSCLLHKGHKPSPDQFIGIFAQNRPEWIISELACYTYSMVAVPLYDTLGAEAIIYIVNKADITTVICDTLQKASILIENVEKGLTPDLKMIIIMDPFDDDLKQRGEKSGIEILSLFDAENLGKENFRKPVPPRPEDLSIICFTSGTTGDPKGAMITHQNIVSNTAAFLKFMEGSFQPTPEDITISYLPLAHMFERIVQAVVYSCGAKVGFFQGDIRLLPDDMKALKPTVFPTVPRLLNRVYDKVQNEARTPLKKFLLNLAVAIKFSEVKRGVIRRDSIWDKLIFGKIQASLGGKVRFLITGAAPISSPVLTFFRAAMGCSVYEAYGQTECTAGCTLTSPGDWTSGHVGVPLPCNYVKLEDVADMNYFSVNNEGEICVKGVNVFKGYLKDPEKTEEALDKDGWLHTGDIGCWLPNGTLKIIDRKKNIFKLAQGEYIAPEKIENIYTRSRPVSQIFVHGESLRSSLVGVVVPDPDVLPSFAAKLGVEGSLEELCQNQVVKEAILEDLQKIGKESGLKSFEQVKSIFLHPEPFSIENGLLTPTMKAKRGELSKYFQTQINSLYENIQE; this is translated from the exons ATGCTTTTTATCTTTAACTTCTTGTTTTCCCCACTTTCAACCCCGGCACTGATCTGCATCGTGACCTTTGGAACCGCCATCTTCATGTGGCTGATCAACAGACCTCAGTCAGTCTTGCCTCCTGTTGATCTCAACAACCAGTCAGTGGAAATCGAG GAAGGAGCACGGAAGAGTCCTCGCCAGGAGAGCAACGACCTAATTTGTTACTACTTCTCAGATGCCAAGACGGCGTATGAAATTTTCCAAAGAGGACTTGCTGTTTCTG ACAATGGGCCTTGCTTGGGATATAGAAAACCAAACGAGCCCTACAGATGGCTGTCCTACAAGCAG GTGTCTGATCGAGCAGAGTATCTGGGCTCCTGTCTCTTGCATAAAGGACATAAGCCATCACCAGACCAATTTATTGGCATCTTTGCTCAGAATAGACCAGAG TGGATCATCTCCGAGTTGGCTTGTTACACATACTCCATGGTAGCCGTCCCCCTGTATGATACTTTGGGAGCAGAAGCCATCATATACATTGTCAACAAGG CCGATATCACCACGGTGATCTGTGATACACTCCAAAAGGCATCAATCCTGATAGAGAATGTGGAGaagggcctcaccccagacctgaAAATGATCATCATCATGGATCCCTTTGATGATGACCTGAAGCAAAGAGGGGAGAAAAGTGGAATTGAGATCTTGTCTCTGTTTGATGCTGAG AATCTAGGCAAAGAGAACTTCAGAAAACCAGTG CCTCCTAGACCAGAAGACCTGAGCATCATCTGCTTCACCAGTGGGACCACAG GTGACCCCAAAGGAGCCATGATAACCCatcaaaatattgtttcaaacaCTGCTGCTTTTCTCAAATTTATGGAG GGCAGTTTTCAGCCCACCCCAGAGGATATCACCATATCCTACCTCCCCTTGGCTCATATGTTTGAGAGAATTGTACAG GCTGTTGTGTACTCTTGCGGAGCCAAAGTTGGGTTCTTCCAAGGAGATATTCGGTTGCTGCCTGATGACATGAAGGCTCTGAAGCCCACAGTCTTTCCCACCGTGCCTCGACTCCTTAACAGGGTCTATGATAAG GTACAAAACGAAGCCAGGACACCCTTGAAGAAGTTCTTGTTGAACTTGGCTGTTGCCATTAAATTCAGTGAAGTGAAAAGAGGTGTCATCAGGCGTGACAGTATCTGGGACAAGCTCATCTTTGGAAAGATCCAG GCCAGCCTGGGAGGCAAGGTTCGCTTCCTGATCACGGGAGCTGCCCCCATCTCCTCTCCCGTCTTGACGTTCTTCCGGGCGGCAATGGGATGTTCG GTATATGAAGCTTATGGTCAAACAGAATGCACTGCTGGCTGTACACTTACATCACCTGGGGACTGGACATCAG GCCATGTTGGAGTCCCCCTGCCTTGCAATTATGTGAAGCTGGAAGATGTGGCTGACATGAACTACTTTTCAGTGAACAATGAAGGAGAG ATCTGCGTCAAGGGCGTCAACGTGTTCAAAGGATACCTGAAGGACCCTGAGAAGACAGAGGAAGCCCTGGACAAGGATGGCTGGCTTCACACAGGAGACATTGGTTGCTGGCTCCCG AATGGAACTCTGAAGATCATTGACcgtaaaaagaatattttcaagcTGGCCCAAGGAGAATACATTGCTCCAGAGAAGATAGAAAATATCTACACAAGGAGTAGACCGGTGTCACAAATTTTTGTACACGGGGAAAGCTTACGG TCCTCTTTGGTAGGAGTGGTGGTTCCTGACCCAGATGTGCTGCCCTCATTTGCAGCCAAGCTTGGGGTTGAGGGCTCCCTTGAAGAACTGTGCCAAAACCAA GTTGTAAAGGAAGCCATTTTAGAAGACTTGCAGaaaattgggaaagaaagtggCCTTAAATCCTTTGAACAG GTCAAAAGCATCTTTCTTCATCCAGAGCCATTTTCCATCGAAAATGGGCTCTTAACACCAACAATGAAAGCAAAGCGGGGAGAGCTTTCCAAGTACTTTCAGACCCAAATCAACAGCCTGTATGAGAATATCCAGGAGTAG